From Halorubrum salinarum, the proteins below share one genomic window:
- a CDS encoding coenzyme F420-0:L-glutamate ligase produces MELFAVPDLPEIREGDDLAAMIGERVDLREDDVVVVASTVVSKAEGRVFDLDDFPASPRAREVADRLAEITGEEKDPRFAQAVIEESTELVMEAPFLLTATRFGHVGVNAGIDRSNVPGGDLLLLPERPSESAERIRRGLAADRVVVSDTCGRPFRHGQRGVAIGWAGMPASRDWRGERDRDGREMGVTVQNVVDELAAAANLVAGEGAGGTPVVVVRDWEFGDHDGSDSHFREVEGDFVRQALREWTFQE; encoded by the coding sequence ATGGAGCTGTTCGCGGTTCCGGACCTCCCGGAGATCCGGGAGGGGGACGACCTGGCGGCCATGATCGGCGAGCGCGTCGACCTCCGCGAGGACGACGTGGTCGTCGTCGCCAGCACGGTCGTCTCGAAGGCGGAGGGCCGCGTCTTCGACCTCGATGACTTCCCGGCGAGCCCGCGCGCGAGGGAGGTGGCCGACCGGCTCGCCGAGATCACCGGCGAGGAGAAGGACCCGCGGTTCGCGCAGGCCGTCATCGAGGAGTCGACGGAGCTCGTGATGGAGGCGCCGTTCCTCCTCACCGCGACGCGCTTCGGCCACGTCGGCGTCAACGCCGGCATCGACCGGTCGAACGTCCCCGGCGGCGACCTGCTGCTCCTCCCGGAGCGCCCCTCCGAGAGCGCGGAGCGGATCCGCCGGGGGCTCGCGGCCGACCGCGTCGTCGTCAGCGACACCTGCGGGCGCCCGTTCCGCCACGGGCAGCGCGGGGTCGCGATCGGCTGGGCGGGGATGCCCGCCAGCCGCGACTGGCGCGGCGAGCGCGACCGCGACGGCCGCGAGATGGGCGTCACCGTCCAGAACGTGGTCGACGAGCTCGCCGCGGCCGCCAACCTCGTCGCCGGCGAGGGCGCGGGCGGGACCCCCGTGGTCGTCGTCCGCGACTGGGAGTTCGGCGACCACGACGGCTCGGACAGTCACTTCCGCGAGGTCGAGGGCGACTTCGTCCGCCAGGCCCTGCGGGAGTGGACGTTTCAGGAGTAA
- a CDS encoding 5,10-methylenetetrahydromethanopterin reductase: MLGIELTPEHEMSRLVDLGVRAEEAGYDAVYSTCHYNNRDPWAFLSRLAAATESVRLGPGVANPYETHPVTLASKVATLDEVAGGRAVFGLGPGDPSTLSNLGLEDERGLRPVLEAFKTAQKLWAGERVDHEGAFDAADAGLNYEPPQGASIPVHVGGEGPHMCRMAAKHADGLLYNGSHPKDLAWARDQVDDGLDDRPDHRGEFDLIAYAAVSVADEEAAAREAARPPVAFITAGAAPPVLKRHGIDPDAASEIGDRVSAGEFSAAFERVTPEMVDAFCMAGTPETVRERAAAVAEHADGLVVGSPLGPDLEAAVDLAAEAVDGLF; this comes from the coding sequence ATGCTCGGCATCGAACTCACCCCCGAACACGAGATGTCTCGCCTCGTCGACCTCGGCGTCCGCGCCGAGGAGGCCGGCTACGACGCCGTCTACTCGACGTGTCACTACAACAACCGCGACCCGTGGGCGTTCCTCTCGCGGCTCGCGGCCGCCACCGAGTCGGTCCGGCTCGGCCCGGGCGTCGCGAACCCCTACGAGACCCACCCCGTGACGCTCGCCTCGAAGGTCGCCACCCTCGACGAGGTCGCCGGGGGGCGCGCCGTCTTCGGCCTCGGGCCGGGCGACCCCTCGACGCTCTCGAACCTCGGCCTCGAGGACGAGCGGGGGCTCCGGCCCGTCTTGGAGGCGTTCAAGACCGCCCAGAAGCTGTGGGCGGGCGAACGCGTCGACCACGAGGGCGCCTTCGACGCCGCGGACGCCGGCCTCAACTACGAGCCGCCGCAGGGCGCGTCGATTCCGGTCCACGTCGGCGGCGAGGGGCCGCACATGTGCCGGATGGCCGCGAAACACGCCGACGGACTGCTGTACAACGGGTCGCACCCGAAGGACCTCGCGTGGGCCCGCGACCAGGTCGACGACGGCCTCGACGACAGGCCGGACCACCGCGGCGAGTTCGACCTGATCGCGTACGCCGCGGTGTCGGTCGCCGACGAGGAGGCCGCCGCCCGCGAGGCCGCCCGCCCCCCGGTCGCGTTCATCACCGCGGGCGCGGCGCCGCCCGTCCTGAAGCGCCACGGGATCGACCCGGACGCGGCGAGCGAGATCGGCGATCGCGTCTCCGCCGGCGAGTTCTCGGCCGCCTTCGAGCGCGTGACGCCCGAGATGGTCGACGCGTTCTGTATGGCGGGCACGCCCGAGACCGTCCGCGAGCGCGCCGCCGCGGTCGCCGAGCACGCCGACGGCCTCGTCGTCGGGTCGCCGCTCGGCCCCGACCTGGAGGCCGCCGTCGACCTCGCGGCGGAGGCGGTCGACGGCCTCTTTTGA